The proteins below come from a single Rosa rugosa chromosome 2, drRosRugo1.1, whole genome shotgun sequence genomic window:
- the LOC133729506 gene encoding GDSL esterase/lipase At1g28580-like isoform X2, whose product MGSSSSPYLINFLLILLSIIIPKALGCYSAIFSFGDSITDTGNLYISSKNSSFHFFFPPYGETYFHRPTGRCSDGRLIIDFIAEYLGLPHVRPYLELESNASAQNFKGAVNFAMVGATALDAAFLAAMGDHNDYTNSSLRTQLDWFKEMLPSLCNTSSNCNKLLSSSLVLVGEIGGNDYNDALLAGKSIEQELIELGAMTLMVPGNFPIGCLPIYLTKFQTSDKRQYDSSTGCLNWLNKFAEYHNDQLQIELSQVQRLHPNVNIIYADYYNAVMHFYHSPDQFGFIGGTVEACCGGGGPYNYNSSAQCGSLEASACENPAQFINWDGIHFTEAAYRWIAKGLLRGKLIQHSQY is encoded by the exons ATGGGTTCATCTTCTTCACCATATTTGATCAACTTCCTCCTCATCTTACTATCAATCATCATCCCAAAAGCGCTTGGGTGCTACAGTGCAATCTTCAGCTTTGGTGATTCGATTACTGATACTGGCAACTTATATATCAGCTCCAAGAACAGTTCTTTCCACTTCTTCTTCCCTCCATATGGGGAGACCTACTTTCATCGCCCCACCGGACGATGCTCCGATGGTCGCTTGATCATagacttcattg CTGAGTATCTGGGACTTCCACATGTTAGACCTTATCTTGAACTCGAGAGCAATGCAAGTGCTCAAAACTTCAAAGGGGCAGTGAATTTTGCGATGGTAGGAGCCACGGCGCTTGATGCGGCATTTCTTGCAGCAATGGGAGATCATAATGATTATACAAACAGCTCTCTAAGAACTCAATTGGATTGGTTTAAAGAAATGCTGCCTTCTTTATGCAATACATCTTCAA ATTGCAATAAACTTCTCTCCAGCTCCCTAGTTCTTGTGGGAGAGATTGGAGGCAACGATTACAACGATGCATTGTTGGCAGGGAAAAGTATAGAACAG GAGTTAATTGAGCTTGGGGCAATGACACTTATGGTACCGGGCAACTTTCCAATTGGTTGCCTTCCCATTTATCTTACAAAATTTCAGACTTCAGATAAAAGGCAGTACGACTCTTCGACAGGTTGTCTGAATTGGTTAAACAAGTTTGCTGAATATCACAATGACCAGCTTCAAATAGAACTAAGTCAGGTTCAAAGGCTTCACCCCAATGTCAACATCATTTATGCAGATTATTACAATGCTGTGATGCATTTCTATCATTCTCCAGACCAATTCG GATTTATTGGGGGAACAGTCGAAGCATGCTGTGGAGGGGGAGGACCATACAATTACAACTCATCGGCACAATGTGGCTCTCTGGAGGCAAGTGCTTGTGAAAACCCTGCACAGTTTATCAACTGGGATGGTATACACTTTACTGAAGCAGCATATAGGTGGATAGCCAAAGGTTTATTGAGAGGCAAATTAATACAGCATTCCCAGTATTAG
- the LOC133729506 gene encoding GDSL esterase/lipase At1g28580-like isoform X1, which translates to MGSSSSPYLINFLLILLSIIIPKALGCYSAIFSFGDSITDTGNLYISSKNSSFHFFFPPYGETYFHRPTGRCSDGRLIIDFIAEYLGLPHVRPYLELESNASAQNFKGAVNFAMVGATALDAAFLAAMGDHNDYTNSSLRTQLDWFKEMLPSLCNTSSNCNKLLSSSLVLVGEIGGNDYNDALLAGKSIEQVQTYVPLVIEEISTTIKELIELGAMTLMVPGNFPIGCLPIYLTKFQTSDKRQYDSSTGCLNWLNKFAEYHNDQLQIELSQVQRLHPNVNIIYADYYNAVMHFYHSPDQFGFIGGTVEACCGGGGPYNYNSSAQCGSLEASACENPAQFINWDGIHFTEAAYRWIAKGLLRGKLIQHSQY; encoded by the exons ATGGGTTCATCTTCTTCACCATATTTGATCAACTTCCTCCTCATCTTACTATCAATCATCATCCCAAAAGCGCTTGGGTGCTACAGTGCAATCTTCAGCTTTGGTGATTCGATTACTGATACTGGCAACTTATATATCAGCTCCAAGAACAGTTCTTTCCACTTCTTCTTCCCTCCATATGGGGAGACCTACTTTCATCGCCCCACCGGACGATGCTCCGATGGTCGCTTGATCATagacttcattg CTGAGTATCTGGGACTTCCACATGTTAGACCTTATCTTGAACTCGAGAGCAATGCAAGTGCTCAAAACTTCAAAGGGGCAGTGAATTTTGCGATGGTAGGAGCCACGGCGCTTGATGCGGCATTTCTTGCAGCAATGGGAGATCATAATGATTATACAAACAGCTCTCTAAGAACTCAATTGGATTGGTTTAAAGAAATGCTGCCTTCTTTATGCAATACATCTTCAA ATTGCAATAAACTTCTCTCCAGCTCCCTAGTTCTTGTGGGAGAGATTGGAGGCAACGATTACAACGATGCATTGTTGGCAGGGAAAAGTATAGAACAGGTTCAAACATATGTACCATTAGTAATAGAAGAAATCTCTACAACAATCAAA GAGTTAATTGAGCTTGGGGCAATGACACTTATGGTACCGGGCAACTTTCCAATTGGTTGCCTTCCCATTTATCTTACAAAATTTCAGACTTCAGATAAAAGGCAGTACGACTCTTCGACAGGTTGTCTGAATTGGTTAAACAAGTTTGCTGAATATCACAATGACCAGCTTCAAATAGAACTAAGTCAGGTTCAAAGGCTTCACCCCAATGTCAACATCATTTATGCAGATTATTACAATGCTGTGATGCATTTCTATCATTCTCCAGACCAATTCG GATTTATTGGGGGAACAGTCGAAGCATGCTGTGGAGGGGGAGGACCATACAATTACAACTCATCGGCACAATGTGGCTCTCTGGAGGCAAGTGCTTGTGAAAACCCTGCACAGTTTATCAACTGGGATGGTATACACTTTACTGAAGCAGCATATAGGTGGATAGCCAAAGGTTTATTGAGAGGCAAATTAATACAGCATTCCCAGTATTAG
- the LOC133729506 gene encoding GDSL esterase/lipase At1g28650-like isoform X3, producing MGSSSSPYLINFLLILLSIIIPKALGCYSAIFSFGDSITDTGNLYISSKNSSFHFFFPPYGETYFHRPTGRCSDGRLIIDFIAEYLGLPHVRPYLELESNASAQNFKGAVNFAMVGATALDAAFLAAMGDHNDYTNSSLRTQLDWFKEMLPSLCNTSSNCNKLLSSSLVLVGEIGGNDYNDALLAGKSIEQVQTYVPLVIEEISTTIKELIELGAMTLMVPGNFPIGCLPIYLTKFQTSDKRQYDSSTGCLNWLNKFAEYHNDQLQIELSQDLLGEQSKHAVEGEDHTITTHRHNVALWRQVLVKTLHSLSTGMVYTLLKQHIGG from the exons ATGGGTTCATCTTCTTCACCATATTTGATCAACTTCCTCCTCATCTTACTATCAATCATCATCCCAAAAGCGCTTGGGTGCTACAGTGCAATCTTCAGCTTTGGTGATTCGATTACTGATACTGGCAACTTATATATCAGCTCCAAGAACAGTTCTTTCCACTTCTTCTTCCCTCCATATGGGGAGACCTACTTTCATCGCCCCACCGGACGATGCTCCGATGGTCGCTTGATCATagacttcattg CTGAGTATCTGGGACTTCCACATGTTAGACCTTATCTTGAACTCGAGAGCAATGCAAGTGCTCAAAACTTCAAAGGGGCAGTGAATTTTGCGATGGTAGGAGCCACGGCGCTTGATGCGGCATTTCTTGCAGCAATGGGAGATCATAATGATTATACAAACAGCTCTCTAAGAACTCAATTGGATTGGTTTAAAGAAATGCTGCCTTCTTTATGCAATACATCTTCAA ATTGCAATAAACTTCTCTCCAGCTCCCTAGTTCTTGTGGGAGAGATTGGAGGCAACGATTACAACGATGCATTGTTGGCAGGGAAAAGTATAGAACAGGTTCAAACATATGTACCATTAGTAATAGAAGAAATCTCTACAACAATCAAA GAGTTAATTGAGCTTGGGGCAATGACACTTATGGTACCGGGCAACTTTCCAATTGGTTGCCTTCCCATTTATCTTACAAAATTTCAGACTTCAGATAAAAGGCAGTACGACTCTTCGACAGGTTGTCTGAATTGGTTAAACAAGTTTGCTGAATATCACAATGACCAGCTTCAAATAGAACTAAGTCAG GATTTATTGGGGGAACAGTCGAAGCATGCTGTGGAGGGGGAGGACCATACAATTACAACTCATCGGCACAATGTGGCTCTCTGGAGGCAAGTGCTTGTGAAAACCCTGCACAGTTTATCAACTGGGATGGTATACACTTTACTGAAGCAGCATATAGGTGGATAG
- the LOC133729505 gene encoding pyruvate decarboxylase 1, translated as MEPSTLIGATPRPTSALLPVVPAAACSGTLGDHLARRLVGIGVHDVFSVPGDFNLTLLDHLVAEPGLNLIGCCNELNAGYAADGYARARGVGACVVTFTVGGLSVLNAIAGAYSENLPVICIVGGPNSNDYGTNRILHHTIGLPDFSQELRCFQAVTCHQAVVSNLEDGHELIDTAISTALKESKPVYISISCNLPAIPHPTFGRDPVPFFLAPKESNQLGLEAAVEATAAFLNKAVKPVLVGGPKLRVAKAQKAFVELADASGYPIAVMPSGKGLVPEHHPHFIGTYWGAVSTSFCGEIVESADAYVFVGPIFNDYSSVGYSLLIKKEKAIIVEPNRVTIGNGPSFGWVFMGDFLTALAKKLKKNSTGMENYRRIFVPPGIPLKAQKDEPLRVNVLFKHIQEIVTPNTAIIAETGDSWFNCQKLRLPENCGYEFQMQYGSIGWSVGATLGYAQGAKDKRVIACIGDGSFQVTAQDISTMIRCGQNTIIFLINNGGYTIEVEIHDGPYNVIKNWDYTGLVDAIHNGEGKCWTTKVRTEEDLTEAIAKATGEHKDSLCFIEVFVHKDDTSKELLEWGSRVSAANSRPPNPQ; from the exons ATGGAACCCTCTACACTCATCGGTGCAACGCCTCGGCCCACCTCGGCTCTACTTCCGGTGGTCCCCGCCGCCGCCTGCAGCGGCACGCTGGGCGACCACCTGGCTCGGCGGCTGGTCGGGATCGGCGTTCATGACGTGTTCTCCGTCCCCGGCGACTTCAACTTGACCCTCTTGGACCACCTGGTCGCCGAGCCGGGGCTCAACCTCATCGGCTGCTGCAACGAGCTCAACGCCGGCTACGCCGCCGACGGCTACGCGCGCGCCAGGGGCGTCGGCGCGTGTGTCGTCACTTTCACGGTGGGTGGGCTCAGCGTCTTGAACGCCATCGCCGGTGCTTACAGTGAGAACTTGCCGGTGATTTGTATCGTCGGTGGGCCCAACTCCAATGATTACGGGACCAATCGGATCCTCCACCACACGATCGGGTTGCCCGATTTCTCTCAGGAGCTCCGGTGCTTCCAAGCTGTTACTTGTCACCAG GCAGTGGTGAGTAATTTGGAAGATGGGCACGAGCTTATAGACACGGCAATTTCGACAGCATTGAAGGAGAGCAAGCCGGTTTACATTAGCATAAGTTGTAATTTGCCTGCAATTCCTCACCCCACATTTGGTAGAGACCCTGTCCCTTTCTTTCTTGCGCCGAAAGAAAGCAATCAATTAGGGTTGGAGGCAGCTGTTGAAGCAACTGCTGCATTCCTGAACAAGGCAGTGAAGCCTGTGCTTGTGGGTGGGCCCAAGCTAAGAGTAGCAAAGGCCCAGAAGGCCTTTGTGGAGCTTGCAGATGCTAGTGGGTACCCGATAGCGGTTATGCCCTCCGGTAAGGGTTTGGTGCCGGAGCACCACCCACATTTCATTGGGACTTATTGGGGTGCTGTGAGTACTAGTTTCTGTGGAGAGATTGTGGAGTCTGCAGATGCTTATGTTTTTGTTGGCCCAATTTTTAATGATTATAGCTCTGTTGGGTACTCCTTGCTGATCAAGAAGGAAAAGGCAATCATTGTGGAGCCTAATCGCGTGACCATTGGGAATGGTCCATCATTTGGCTGGGTTTTCATGGGTGATTTCTTGACTGCATTGGCCAAGAAGCTGAAGAAAAACAGTACCGGTATGGAGAATTACCGCAGAATTTTTGTTCCCCCTGGAATCCCTCTGAAAGCTCAGAAAGATGAACCTCTTAGAGTAAATGTTCTGTTTAAGCACATTCAG GAGATTGTCACCCCAAACACTGCCATTATCGCCGAAACTGGTGACTCATGGTTCAATTGTCAGAAGCTCCGCCTCCCTGAGAATTGTGG GTACGAATTCCAGATGCAATATGGATCTATTGGATGGTCTGTGGGTGCTACTCTCGGCTATGCTCAGGGTGCCAAAGATAAACGTGTAATTGCTTGCATAGGTGATGGGAGTTTCCAG GTAACTGCCCAGGACATTTCAACAATGATCCGATGTGGACAAAATACCATCATATTTCTTATCAACAATGGAGGCTATACAATTGAAGTAGAGATTCATGATGGCCCATACAATGTCATTAAGAACTGGGATTATACTGGTCTTGTTGATGCAATCCACAATGGTGAAGGCAAATGCTGGACTACCAAG GTACGTACAGAGGAGGACTTAACTGAAGCAATTGCAAAAGCAACAGGGGAGCACAAGGATAGTTTATGCTTCATCGAAGTTTTTGTGCACAAAGATGACACTAGCAAAGAGCTTCTGGAATGGGGATCCCGAGTTTCAGCTGCTAACAGCCGACCTCCAAATCCTCAGTAG
- the LOC133729508 gene encoding signaling peptide TAXIMIN 1-like: MSCCCGEDCRPLGFLLGLPFAFVALLLSVIGVFIWIVGLALTCICPCCLCATIIVELALSLIKAPFSIMKWFTSKIPC; the protein is encoded by the exons ATGAGCTGCTGTTGCGGTGAGGATTGCCGGCCTTTGGGGTTTCTACTTGGCCTGCCCTTTGCTTTCGTTGCCCTCCTCCTCTCCGTTATTGGCGTGTTCATCTGGATTGTTGG GTTGGCGTTGACTTGCATATGTCCATGCTGCTTGTGTGCGACGATCATAGTTGAGCTTGCTTTGTCGTTGATCAAGGCTCCATTTTCGATCATGAAGTGGTTCACATCCAAGATTCCTTGTTAG